The Triticum aestivum cultivar Chinese Spring chromosome 4B, IWGSC CS RefSeq v2.1, whole genome shotgun sequence sequence AGACGGCGGCGTTGTGGCGagctgctagggttagggttcatgtggaggaggcgtagaggaggaggagggacgagcGAGTGCGGGAGGAAGCGGCGGCAGCTAGGTCTCCGCCACAGGAGCGCGACCCCattttatacccccccccccctaggcgaaATGACCGAAATGCCCTGGTGGGGGCATGGTATCTACAATGTGTTGCCATTACTATTCATTTCAGCAGTGTTTCTTTCAGATCCGACGGCCCAGATCCTCTCACCTCTCGATCCAACGGACGAAAACGCATAAGGGAACCGATCCAGCGGCCCAGAATCACTGAGCTCTGAGGAGGCTTGTACATCCATCCTTCTCTTATTTCTGGATGAAACACTTGTTTCCCCGTCAAAAAAAAAGGAACGGAGGGAGGGAGAAGTGGAAAGAGAGGTGAGAGATAAaatgcatatgcatatatggcttggATTCTTCATGCATACTATACAGCTTGCATGAGCGAACACTTTACTTTGCATGCTGCTTCGATTGGAAAGTGTTTTTCTTTTCGTTTCCTCGTGCCGATGGATGGAATGGAATGGAATCGGAGGGCATCCCGTTTGCATGCAAAGTAAAGAGACGAGCGAGGCCGAGTCAAGGACGACGAGACGAGACGAGCGAGGGAAAGAGAAAACAAGGAAGGAAAAGCAGACGCACGCGCTAAAACATGTACGTGCACGTGCACGTCTTTGGGGGACCCGACCCGTTTACAAGTCGATCTCAAGGTTTGCAACCAAGGAAGCGAGAAAGGGGCATATCTCCCCAGTCGACCAAAAAGTCATTATATATGGTCACGGGGACAAGGAGGCAAAAGTCACGACCAAAAAACGGACTCGTCCCACTCCATATATATCTCCCCAGTCGACCGACTAGATCGATCTACTCCTATCCCCGCAAGACGGTCGCCGCCGGCCTTTCCCCGCGAGCCGCCGCCGAAAGAAAAACGCCACCTCCGTCCGCCGTCTCTGCTCGCTCGCTCGCAGATGGCGTCTGGATTCACTTCTTCCGGCGGCTCTAGCTCCCGGAGGGGGCTCATCTCGTGCCTGCACAGCCTCAACTACCGCGACGAGGACGCGCCTCTTCCCCACGACGACGATTTGCAAGAAGCCACACGCGAGCTCATCCTCAGTTTCTACGACGACACGTTCCGCCGGCTCCGGCTGCCCTGCAAGGCCATGCCCCATCTTTACGGCATCCTCAGCACCGCCGGCCTTTGCCTCGGCCTCCTCGACCCTGTCTCCAATATCATCCTCAACACCCTCGCCCTCCTAAACCCCAAAACCAAGCCCCTCGGCGACGACGTCGCCGCCAAGACGGGATCCAAGAAGAGACACAGACCCGGTTTCGACCCCTGGCACGAGGTTGCAACCAGGTCCTGCCACAGTCTCATGGCTTTCCTTGTGGCCTACTTCGGATGCATCAACGAGGAACAGGCCTTCCGCTACCTCTATAGGGCCAAGGCCAATCTCCTCCTCGCCGTCATGCTCGTCCAGCACGATCTCTACCTTGTGGAGCCGGAGACACTGGACCCTGAATCCAAGAGGACGCAGGCCGCCCTCAAGTGGGCGGCCACCTCAGCAGGTCACCATTCGCCAAGCACCTTGGCTCAGGTCATGGCAATTCGGCTAAAAAAAGGCGACCTTGACCTCTTCAACAAGAAGTTGTTTTCAGCTAATGGCCCCCTCACGACCGAGGATGTCCGAGAAATCCACCGTGTGTTGCACATGATGATGACCCCCATGTGTGTTGCCAACATTAGCAACACCAATGATGGGCTGGTTGTCCATGTCCGTCAGAACCTCGACAACGGCGACAGCGCTATATGGTCCGagacagagccccttgtcgtctcTAGTGCAGCTGCTGACGCCAGGATCAGCTCCACCGCCTTCCGCTGGGACGGGACCGCCATCTCGTCTCTGCAGACCGGACTGCCTAGCAAGCTGCTAGATTGCCTCAAGATAGCAGATGGCCTAAAACACATTCTCAGGACCCCGtgcgctggtggtgacgcctgcgATTACCTGCAGTCTCTCAAGATGTACCTCCATGGCATAATTCACAACATGTACGTCGAGGCCTTCAAGTTGCTGTCCGCACCTCCGGGCTCACTCATGCGCAACATCCTCATGGCAGGCCACTGCTATGGGCCCTGTGACCCTCTCTCCAACATCATCCTTAACTCAATCTGGCATGACACATGTGGCTCCGTTCTCTCAGCTTCTGAGCGCATGATGTTGAATGAGTACAATGACGTCCTGGACCCCCTATCTCTGCTCCGCCTAGTTGTCCGTTCCCTTGAGGGGCTTGCAAAGCTTGCCTTGTTCGCCGACCCCCGGTCCTCAATTGCTTGTGCTATGGAGAAACTCTGCAGTTCAAAATGTGTCGTCCTTCTTGACATGTCATCATCTGCAACAAAGAACCCCTTCCACGAGGCGGCCATGGCTGCTAGACACCCGACGCCCCTTCAGCTCGGTGAATTTCACCGGATGCTGCTGCTCGTGCCCGATGGCCGAAGCAAGCTGCTCTCACATATAACCAAGGCGCAAACTAGTGGTGGTGTGTTGTGCGTCGATGACATCAGAGCCCTTATGTCGGCCTTGTGGTTGGAGTTCAAAAAAACATCCAGGTTCCAAACTAGTGGCACTTTGCAAGCTTCTGCGCCTGAACTTTGTGTAGAGGCCGCCTTGAGGGTGGTATCAAGCGCGAGATCAAAATATGAGGAGGAGAGGAGCTGGTTGCGTCGAAAGATTAAACATGTGCTCAAGGATTACACGGACCAACATTTTTGGGTAGGCATTGAACTTCCTCTTCTGTGTTGAATCATTAGCTGctacttatgtactccctccgtccggaaatacttgtcatcaaaatggatgaaaatggatgtatctacaactaaaatacatctagatacatccatttcaatgacaagtatttgcGGACGGAGGAAGTACGTATATTAGCTTTACATTGATTTGACCAACAAACACTCTTGCTTCTTTCTTGCTACAGGGACCAAAGTACAAACTTGATTTTATATTTGGTGTGGAGGAAAGCGACCATGGCCGGCATCCCTTcactgatactccctccgttcgaaattacttgtcttggaaatagatgtatctagaactaaaatacatctagatacatccgtttctacgacaagtaattccgaacgaagggagtacgtGCAACCACGTGAACTTCATGGCAACTTGTGATGAGAATGTTCCGAGGACCCTATTTTACGCCGAGTTGTGGTGCTCACCCTCACGTAAGCCAAGGACAGAATTCTGCTGCCCTCTACCGTATGCATACGCGGGTAAGTCCTCTACTTTTCTGCCGCAGCTAGCACGGCTGATTAGCAAGTGATCGGTAGTTTGGGTCACGGCGATCTGCTTCTCATCATGCTTGCACTGTGATACCATTCAATCTTACTGAATAATAATCATTGTTGGGTTTTATTTTTGATAATAATAGGACGTTGCTACTATGACATGGATTGCGCAAGGAAGATCGTGTATCCAGATGATGCCAAGTACATCCCTGACGATATCACCCATGAGGGAACCGGCAGTGTGGATGGCGTGCTAAAGATGGATCTCGTGCACTTCAGCTCCGAGTTGGACGTGGAGCTCGCGCGGAAGTATTCTCAGCAGTATTAGTgagtccaaaataagtgtctcaactttatattAACTTTAATATAAAGTcatactaaagttgagacacttaatTACTTTTAGAAACTAACGCGCGCTTCGCTGCGTCATTCTTCAGTCGTTGGATTCACACCTCCCACTTTCGTTGACATATCGTTGTTTGGCGTTGTGTTGCGGGGATTAGATGTGTTGGGCTTGgtgcttttttatttttctttgtattTGTACTTAGAGGTGCAATCTTGTCTCTAATAAAAAAGGAGGAAGGTGATGTTTGTTGCGCGGCTCTGGTTGTCTGGCATGTTCCGGTCTTTGTGGAAGGTTTTTACTTTTATGTTTTATTTGAGAACCCCTTGAACGCCTTCTCAAAGGGTTCTCAAAAATTCGAGATAGATTTAATTATACTTTTTTACTTATTTCTGCATTAATAGAGCAGGCGAGTAAAAAAATAAACCTATTTAGGATAATAATTGGATAAGAGAGCCTCTACCTTGTCAACGGATAGGGAGAGAACAAAATCTGGATAAATAACAATTCCTATTACTGGTAAAAAGATACAGATTAAAATAAAGAGTTCTCGTGATCTAGAATCCACAAAATTTGCGTTTGGAACATTAAATAGCTGGTGTCTGCTGATTTTGTTCACAGTAATATAAGGTATAAACTTATGCTTGTTGACATAAATTTTTAGTTGCCATTTAGTTATATCTAAAACCTATATTGAAGCTTGTGGTTATTTGAAAGCTTCCGGTAACAGACGTGTTGGTAATTTGAGCGAACGCCCTCCCGGTGTTCATGTCCAATCCAGGAAAAGGGAATAAAGC is a genomic window containing:
- the LOC123094206 gene encoding uncharacterized protein, with amino-acid sequence MASGFTSSGGSSSRRGLISCLHSLNYRDEDAPLPHDDDLQEATRELILSFYDDTFRRLRLPCKAMPHLYGILSTAGLCLGLLDPVSNIILNTLALLNPKTKPLGDDVAAKTGSKKRHRPGFDPWHEVATRSCHSLMAFLVAYFGCINEEQAFRYLYRAKANLLLAVMLVQHDLYLVEPETLDPESKRTQAALKWAATSAGHHSPSTLAQVMAIRLKKGDLDLFNKKLFSANGPLTTEDVREIHRVLHMMMTPMCVANISNTNDGLVVHVRQNLDNGDSAIWSETEPLVVSSAAADARISSTAFRWDGTAISSLQTGLPSKLLDCLKIADGLKHILRTPCAGGDACDYLQSLKMYLHGIIHNMYVEAFKLLSAPPGSLMRNILMAGHCYGPCDPLSNIILNSIWHDTCGSVLSASERMMLNEYNDVLDPLSLLRLVVRSLEGLAKLALFADPRSSIACAMEKLCSSKCVVLLDMSSSATKNPFHEAAMAARHPTPLQLGEFHRMLLLVPDGRSKLLSHITKAQTSGGVLCVDDIRALMSALWLEFKKTSRFQTSGTLQASAPELCVEAALRVVSSARSKYEEERSWLRRKIKHVLKDYTDQHFWGPKYKLDFIFGVEESDHGRHPFTDTPSVRNYLSWK